The Caldisericum exile AZM16c01 region AATTTCTTCTATTAAACATGAAGGTGATAGAATTTATGTTGCGTCCTATTGTAGTGGTTTTTTTGCTAGTTTTAATAAAGGCTCCACTTTTTTAAACTTAAACAAGGGACTTTCATCAGTAAAAGCGAGTGCATTTTTAATCGCAAGTAGCGGTTATTATCTTGGAACTGATGAGGGGTTTTATTATGCTAAAACGATAAGCGAGGGTATGGTCTGGAATAAGGTTTTGAATAATGTTTCGGTTAATTCTGTATCAGAGTTTAATGGTGTTGTTCTTGTGGGAACCTCTTCAGGTATCTATTCAGGAAGTGAAAATAAGTTTGAAAAGATTAATATCGTCTCCGGATCTCCTAATATAAAGTTTGTTGAAGCCCATTATAATAGGGTTATTGTTGGGATTGATTCCTTAGGTTTGTTTTTGTCTTGTGATGCAGTCAATTATTTTCTGAATAGTTCTGAGCTATTCTTTGATGTTAGAACGGTTGCGTTTGATAGCGATAAAAAATTAATTTACGTTGGCACGAAATCTGGCAAATTGTACTCCGTTGATTTAAGTACGCCGATTCTTCTTTTTAATAAAACAATTAACTTAGGAACCGTGAGAAAGGGATCAGTCTTCACTTTTTCATTTGATGTCTTTGATTTTAGCTTTAATACACAGGAATTGAGTCTTTCAGGTCCTAATTTTATTCAATTTACAAAAACTTCTTCTGGGAATAAAATAAACTTTTGTGCTAAACTTGATTCATCAAAATTGGCGGCGGAGAAGTACTCTGTGCCACTCGTTTTGAAAAAAGGTTCTGTCGAAGAAAAGGTGTTTGTGAATTTTGAAGTAGTAGAAAATACAGAGATAGTTGTAAGGCTTTACATAGGCTCAACTACTGCTTATATAAATGACAAAGAATACAAACTTGATGCGCCACCTTTTATAGACAAGATATCTAATAGGACTCTTGTCCCTGTGAGATTCATATCTGAAGCGCTTGGTTTTGATGTATTGTGGGATGGCATAAAAAAGGAAGTCACAATTAAAAATAGAGAAAATACAACCGAAATAAAACTTTACATTAACAAAACAACTGCAACTGTAAATGGAAAAAGTATTGCTTTGGATGTTGCACCTGTAATTCTCCCCCCAGGGAGGACTTTTGTTCCTATAAGATTTATTTCTGAAACTTTCAAAGGTACTGTTTATTGGGATTCAAAAACTAAAGAAGTAAAGATTGTTTTTTGAATGGTTACAATAGGTGAAGGAGGACACTATGTCTAACAAGAAGAATAAAAAATCGAAAAAGGTAAATAAAAAAGAAGGGAAACACATTTTAAACAAAAGAGTTTTTTTAATTTTAGGCATTATTGTTTCGATTGTAGTTGTTATAGTCCTTGGGTTCTATCTTAAAAATCGACTATCAGTTCAGAAGTATACAAAAGTTATTCCAAAAGAGGATGTAAGGTCCGAGGTATTTGGCTTTAAAGGCACATTAACTACTCCCAGAGTTCTTACAGACCCAGCACAGTTTTCTGATAGTTTTGCAGCGGAAGACATTGTGGATGATAATGGGAATTCAGTAGGAACTGAAGTTACTATACTTATAGATAACCCATCTTACAATAAGGATAAAAAACGAATTCCACAAAGTGTAGCGATGCTCTTAATCGTTGATCAAGGCCTTAAAATTAAAACCTTAACGCCCTTTAATCCAACGTATTTTGACCTTGGAATTGATTTTGAAAAATACTTTAACGCTTACAAAGGGAAAGATGCAGAAACGATAATAAAACAAACCGATGGTATTTATACCGGTGATAGTTCAGTTGCGACGATTATAAAAAACAAAGTACGAGAGGCAATGAGTCTTCTTTATATAGAAAAATATGGGAAGGAAAAATTTAGTGCATTGGGTGTCTCAGGATATGTATTTTCTGAGAGAGGAACAAAACTCCCGCAGATTAAGTTTAAAGATGTTAACGGAACAGAATACGATATTAATGATTTTAAATACAACAAGATTGTGATTATCGGTGGTAATCCTGGTTGCGGCTCTTGTGTTGAAAGTGTAACTCAACTTGCGAATCTTTTTAAAACATACAACATTGAAAATGTTAAATTTATAGTATTTGCATTTACACAAGAAAAAGACCAACTCTTGCGACTTACAGCACCTCTCGGCGATAATGTTATAGGAGTTTTAGATCCTGATAGAACTGTTGCAACTCAATTGAAAGTGAATGTTTCGCCATATATTGAACTTGTCGACAAGGATCTGACCGTTTACTACAGAGGCCCAGGCGAGCCAATTAAAGAAACAATTGAAAACATAAAAGCGTTCTTACAAAAATAGGAGGATATAATGAAAAAACTTTTTGCTTTTTTAACAATGCTTGTAATGCTTTTTTCAGTCTTGACATTTGTTAGAGGAGTAACAAATTCTATTGGGAATTTGACAATTTCTGTGAGTCCCTCCGATCGAGGTGCTTACGGTGAATATAAAATTACATTTGTAACGCACTCTGACCTTAAGCAGGGATACGATAGAGTATATCTACAGTTTCCTCAAGAATCTACAATACCTTGTACATCTTGTGCTTATGCGCATTGTTCGGATTGCTTTCTAATAAATGGAACAAGGGTAGCAGGCGCAGGTCCTGTTTACGATTTGCCAAAGACAGTTTATTTCACAGTACCGTCCCCTGGAATAAAGGCAAATGACACAGTAGAGCTTCTAATTAAACAATCGGCAAGTTTCCAAAATCCGACAACGCCAGGAGATTACATATTGAAAGTTTGGACTGATCAAGAACCTGAAAAGGTGCAGGCAACATTCACAATAACTTCAACAACAATCCAGAATTTAGGTGCTTCAGCTGATCCGGAATTTACCAACGCAAATATAATGTTATCGCTTGACTTTACCACAGGAAGACTTGGCGATGTGATGAATGGCAAGAATGTGTATGTAAGATTTCAAGACGGATTTATTTTGCCTCAAAAGCCTGATGCAAACTACGTTACGATAAATGGAGAAAACCCTAAATCGGTTTCTATTAATAGTAACACCTTTACTTTAACGCTTGCTTCATCAATTGGGAAAAATGCAAATGTAAAGGTAAAATTCTATCCATCGTTTGGAATTATCTCCCCAAAAAAACAGGGCAGCTACACAATAGAAGTTTTTACAGATTCAGAACCGATGCCTGTTTCAATAAAAGTGGATTTCAAAGATAAAGATTTCGTGCGAACGCTTTTAGAAACAACGCCAAACGAGCCTAACGGCAAAAACGGATATTTCATATCAAATGTCATTGTTAAATTGATTGCCGAAACTAATACGTCTGAGACACCTACTACATACTATAAGTTAGATGATGGAGACTACAAGGTTTTTACAGATCCAATTGTTATTAATGATGGTACCCATACAGTGAAGTATTACAGCAAGACTAATACTCTTACAGAGGAAGAAAAATCGCTTACGTTCAAGGTTGATACGGTAGCACCTCATATAGCATTAAACTTGAAAGACCTAACTTATACTTACGAAAATACAATATTAATAAAAGGTGGACTTTCGGAGAGTGGGGATATATATATCAACGGAAATCAACTGCAAGTGCTTTCTGACTTTTCATTTGAAGGCGTTTACACCCTAAAAGAAGGACAAAACTTTTTCCATCTTATCGCTATTGATGTTGCAGGCAACAGAACCGAAAAACTTTTAACGGTAATCTTAGATACCACAACACCCGTTCTTACGATAGAATCTCCAAAATCAAACTTCGAGAAATTCTCAAACTTTATTCTTGTAAAAGGGAATGTATATCCATCAAATTGTTTTGTTCTTGTAAATGACAAGATGGTTGAGGTAAATGGAAATGGTGACTTTGAATATAAACTTATTCCGAACTCAAAGAATAATATGCAACCTGTGAACCTGAAAGCCATTTATCCTCTAACGGGTAAATCAGTAGAGCAAAAGTTTGTAGTGATGTATGTATTTGATAATACCGTAAAACTTCAGGTGGGTAGTAAAAATATTTCCGTCTTTGGAGAGACGAAAACCATGGATGTAGAACCGTTTATTGACAAAACAAGTGGAAGAACCCTTGTTCCTGTGAGATTTGTTTCGGAAGCATTAGGCTTTGAAGTTTCATATGATTCAAAAACAAGAACAGTCTTATTACAAAAGGAGAATGTGAGAATCGAACTTGTTATTGGAAGTAGGTTTGCAATCGTAAATGGAGTAAAGAAGAGCCTTGATGTTGCACCACTTATAAAAGATGCAAGGACATTTGTTCCGCTAAGATTTATTTCAGAAACAATGGGGTATAAAGTTGACTGGAACGCCGAAACCAAGACCATAGTTATTACCCCATAGTAATGTAAGATACCCATGAAAAGATTTGTGTTAATCTGGTTAGTGGTTACAGTCGTATTGCTGCTTCTAGCACCCTCTGTTAAGGGAGATACGCCTAGCATTAAAATTCTTTTCTTCTCCACACCTGGGTGCTCTGAGTGTGCACTTACGAAGTCATACCTTGAAACCCTTAAGGAAATTTATCCGAATATTGAGGTAAAAGAGTTTTCGGTGTCGGAACCTAAAAATAAGGAACTTCTTGCAAGCCTTGGAAAGATTTATAATCTTCCTGAAAACAAACTTAATGTTACACCTGCAGTTTTTATTGGGAAAAGCGTGTTTGTAAGGGAAGAAGCGTATAAAAATGTTGAAAATACAATTAAGAACTTCAACTACGATGACAATGCTTTTCTTAACGAAGCGCTAATCAAAGCACAGGGCGAAAATTCAGAACTCCTTGAGTTGTTTAAAAAATTTGGTGTGTTAACGGTTGTAGGGGCAGGGCTAATTGATGGCTATAATCCGTGCGCAATAACGGTTTTGATATTCTTTATTTCCCTTCTTGCGCTTAGAAAGAAAGATAGGCGTGAGATTCTTCTTGTTGGAATTCTTTTTACTTTGGGCATTGGTGTATCCTACCTTCTTTTGGGCATTGGACTCTTTGAACTAATATCAAGATGGAAATATTTTGATTATATCTCAAAGTATGTGTATCTTGGGACTGCAATCGTTACCTTTGTGCTTGTTGTATTAAACTTCTCTGATTACTTAAAGGCAAAAAAGGGAGATATAAAGAATATGGCGCTTCAACTTTCTACAGCCGAGAAAAAGACAATCCATACATTGTTGAGAAATCCCAAGGTCCTTACGGAGTTTATCTTTGCGTTTCTCGTTGCATTCCCTGTGTCAATTGTGGAGTTTTCATGCACGGGACAAACGTATCTTCCAACAATTGTTTATATCTTTGGGTTGGATTATCTTAAAGCACAGGCGTTTTTTTACCTTGTCCTATACAATTTTATGTTTGTATTGCCTTTGATTGTTATCACCTATGTTGCATACCGGGGATCAAACTCAGAGAAGATTTCCAAGTGGTTTACGGATAATTTGTCTACAATTAAACTTGCAACAGGGTTGCTCTTTTTGGTTTTATTTGGATACCTTTTCTTGAAGACACTGAGTCTTTTTAACATAATTAGTTTAAGAATTTAAGTAGATCTATTAAAAGACGAATTTGTAATTTCAGTTTGAGGCGCAACTCTTGTTGTGCCCCTTTTGTATATTACTTGTGATCCATGATTTATAATGCGTGATGCTTCAAGTAGTTCTGAAAAACTCAATGGCTCAACAATGTAAGCTGGAGCACGCACAACCGTGTTTATGTGAATTTTATCTGGTCGTATAAGCGTTAAGGCGTCGTATAAATTTAAGTAATTTTCAATTGTATTATTGATACCCTTTACAAGAAGAACTTCAATCCAAAGTTCGTGCGTGAAAATTTTTCTAAATTCGATAATGCCTTTAATTACATCTTCAACCTTTATGTCGGGATGGTTTAAATTGATTTTCTCGTATGTTTCTTTATCGGTTGCGTTGAGCGTGAATTTTACGATATCAGCACTTAATAAGTCCATCTTCGCATCGTTTTGTGAGATTAGGGATCCATTTGAAAGCACTGCAACAGGAATGTCTGTTATTTTCTTCAATTCTTTAATGATATATCCAAGCCTAATATGAAGCGTAGGCTCCCCGAGACCAGAAAAAGTTATGTGGTCGATTTTTGTTGTGTTGTTTGTTAAAAAGTCCTTTAATTCTTCAAGAATTGCTTCTGCCGGGATATATTCCTTTCGTTCGCTTGTAAGAACTGTAGTTTTTCCGACCTCACAGTAGATACAGTTAAAACTGCATACCTTATGAGGCACGGTTGTAACCCCGAGCGACACCCCCAGTCTTCTTGAAGTTATAGGTCCATAAACGTATCTGTATGCCAATTCTTCTATTCCCTCTAATTAATCATCAAACGATATGAATTTTATATAATTTTTCAATCCTGTCAATAGGTTTTGAGGCATTTTTTACACTTTTTTTCAAAATTCTTTAAAGCATTATTAGAAGCGATTTTTTTGAAGTTTTTGGAAATTGCCAATTAAAATTTTGGTGATAAATAACTTTGTAGTATAATAAAAATCTGGATTGGAGAAAATTGCAATGGAAACTTATGAGAATAGAAACACTTTTAACAGGATAAGGAATAGATTTTTCCTTCATTTTCCTTCCTTTAAATACAGGAATTTCAGA contains the following coding sequences:
- a CDS encoding copper amine oxidase N-terminal domain-containing protein, which produces MKKISFVILIALILNLFTIGNINAQNLNIKLIRSFDSQINTIYIASATILIGTDEGLYYTSDNFKTLRKKNEGLTELSISAIDYYNGKYYIGTDGGGLYLGSLEDAQWISLRNLVDCPTISSIKHEGDRIYVASYCSGFFASFNKGSTFLNLNKGLSSVKASAFLIASSGYYLGTDEGFYYAKTISEGMVWNKVLNNVSVNSVSEFNGVVLVGTSSGIYSGSENKFEKINIVSGSPNIKFVEAHYNRVIVGIDSLGLFLSCDAVNYFLNSSELFFDVRTVAFDSDKKLIYVGTKSGKLYSVDLSTPILLFNKTINLGTVRKGSVFTFSFDVFDFSFNTQELSLSGPNFIQFTKTSSGNKINFCAKLDSSKLAAEKYSVPLVLKKGSVEEKVFVNFEVVENTEIVVRLYIGSTTAYINDKEYKLDAPPFIDKISNRTLVPVRFISEALGFDVLWDGIKKEVTIKNRENTTEIKLYINKTTATVNGKSIALDVAPVILPPGRTFVPIRFISETFKGTVYWDSKTKEVKIVF
- a CDS encoding TlpA family protein disulfide reductase, which produces MSNKKNKKSKKVNKKEGKHILNKRVFLILGIIVSIVVVIVLGFYLKNRLSVQKYTKVIPKEDVRSEVFGFKGTLTTPRVLTDPAQFSDSFAAEDIVDDNGNSVGTEVTILIDNPSYNKDKKRIPQSVAMLLIVDQGLKIKTLTPFNPTYFDLGIDFEKYFNAYKGKDAETIIKQTDGIYTGDSSVATIIKNKVREAMSLLYIEKYGKEKFSALGVSGYVFSERGTKLPQIKFKDVNGTEYDINDFKYNKIVIIGGNPGCGSCVESVTQLANLFKTYNIENVKFIVFAFTQEKDQLLRLTAPLGDNVIGVLDPDRTVATQLKVNVSPYIELVDKDLTVYYRGPGEPIKETIENIKAFLQK
- a CDS encoding copper amine oxidase N-terminal domain-containing protein, yielding MKKLFAFLTMLVMLFSVLTFVRGVTNSIGNLTISVSPSDRGAYGEYKITFVTHSDLKQGYDRVYLQFPQESTIPCTSCAYAHCSDCFLINGTRVAGAGPVYDLPKTVYFTVPSPGIKANDTVELLIKQSASFQNPTTPGDYILKVWTDQEPEKVQATFTITSTTIQNLGASADPEFTNANIMLSLDFTTGRLGDVMNGKNVYVRFQDGFILPQKPDANYVTINGENPKSVSINSNTFTLTLASSIGKNANVKVKFYPSFGIISPKKQGSYTIEVFTDSEPMPVSIKVDFKDKDFVRTLLETTPNEPNGKNGYFISNVIVKLIAETNTSETPTTYYKLDDGDYKVFTDPIVINDGTHTVKYYSKTNTLTEEEKSLTFKVDTVAPHIALNLKDLTYTYENTILIKGGLSESGDIYINGNQLQVLSDFSFEGVYTLKEGQNFFHLIAIDVAGNRTEKLLTVILDTTTPVLTIESPKSNFEKFSNFILVKGNVYPSNCFVLVNDKMVEVNGNGDFEYKLIPNSKNNMQPVNLKAIYPLTGKSVEQKFVVMYVFDNTVKLQVGSKNISVFGETKTMDVEPFIDKTSGRTLVPVRFVSEALGFEVSYDSKTRTVLLQKENVRIELVIGSRFAIVNGVKKSLDVAPLIKDARTFVPLRFISETMGYKVDWNAETKTIVITP
- a CDS encoding cytochrome c biogenesis CcdA family protein, producing the protein MKRFVLIWLVVTVVLLLLAPSVKGDTPSIKILFFSTPGCSECALTKSYLETLKEIYPNIEVKEFSVSEPKNKELLASLGKIYNLPENKLNVTPAVFIGKSVFVREEAYKNVENTIKNFNYDDNAFLNEALIKAQGENSELLELFKKFGVLTVVGAGLIDGYNPCAITVLIFFISLLALRKKDRREILLVGILFTLGIGVSYLLLGIGLFELISRWKYFDYISKYVYLGTAIVTFVLVVLNFSDYLKAKKGDIKNMALQLSTAEKKTIHTLLRNPKVLTEFIFAFLVAFPVSIVEFSCTGQTYLPTIVYIFGLDYLKAQAFFYLVLYNFMFVLPLIVITYVAYRGSNSEKISKWFTDNLSTIKLATGLLFLVLFGYLFLKTLSLFNIISLRI
- a CDS encoding radical SAM protein, whose translation is MAYRYVYGPITSRRLGVSLGVTTVPHKVCSFNCIYCEVGKTTVLTSERKEYIPAEAILEELKDFLTNNTTKIDHITFSGLGEPTLHIRLGYIIKELKKITDIPVAVLSNGSLISQNDAKMDLLSADIVKFTLNATDKETYEKINLNHPDIKVEDVIKGIIEFRKIFTHELWIEVLLVKGINNTIENYLNLYDALTLIRPDKIHINTVVRAPAYIVEPLSFSELLEASRIINHGSQVIYKRGTTRVAPQTEITNSSFNRST